One Paroedura picta isolate Pp20150507F chromosome 16, Ppicta_v3.0, whole genome shotgun sequence genomic region harbors:
- the KLHL11 gene encoding kelch-like protein 11, with protein sequence MAAAAKRGGEAEAGGSGGGGGGGGDGLLLPAAEAEGEEGEAEVFSCGAHCAELAWRQDEQRRLGLFCDVTLAFGGGGGAGVAEPPPREFRAHRSVLAAATEYFAPLLSGDFAESRSGRVELRKWSAEAGPDPETVEAVISFMYTGRVRVSPANVHEVLELADRFLLIRLKEFCGEFLKKKLSLSNSVAIHSLAHMYSLNQLALKAADMIRRNFCKVIQDEEFYTLPFHLIRDWLSDLEITVDSEEVLFEMVLKWVQRNQNEREKYFGELFKLLRLAQMKPTYLTRHVKSEKLVSSNEACLKLVSEAVEGHALRAENLQLGTFQQVASPVTLLPRFGQNMDVILVIGGVSEGGDYLSECVGYFIDEDRWVNLPHIHNHLDGHAVAVTESYVYVAGSMEPGFAKTVERYNPNRNVWEQVSNLITRKHSFGLTEVKGNLYSIGGHGNFIPGFKDVAVYHPDQDKWQNLESAPTILRDVKVITVDDRFVYMAARTPVDGDSEDGLRAVIVRYDVDARQWQDSESLPLLDNYCCFQMAVANTNFYHTASCCPRSYPMDHEEAKRKISGQVSDDILESLPPEVLSIEGAAVCYYKDDVFIIGGWKNSDDIDKQYRKEAYRYCAERKRWLLLPPMPQPRCRATACHVRIPFRSLHGTQRYPMPQNLMWQKDRIRQMQEIHRHSLSLRRMPRSQIEC encoded by the exons ATGGCCGCGGCGGCGAAGAGAGGCGGCGAGGCGGAGGCCGGCGGCAgcgggggtggcggcggcggcggcggggacggGCTGCTGCTTCCTGCGGCGGAGGCGGAGGGCGAGGAGGGCGAGGCGGAGGTGTTCTCGTGCGGGGCGCACTGCGCGGAGCTGGCCTGGCGGCAGGACGAGCAGCGGCGGCTGGGCCTCTTCTGTGACGTCACGCTCGCCttcgggggcggcgggggggcgggggtcgCGGAGCCCCCCCCGCGCGAGTTCCGCGCCCACCGCTCGGTCCTGGCGGCCGCCACCGAGTACTTCGCGCCGCTGCTCTCGGGCGACTTCGCCGAGTCCCGCTCGGGCCGCGTGGAGCTGCGCAAATGGAGCGCCGAGGCCGGGCCCGACCCGGAGACCGTGGAGGCCGTCATCAGCTTCATGTACACCGGCCGCGTCCGCGTCAGCCCCGCCAACGTCCACGAGGTCCTCGAGCTGGCCGACCG GTTTTTGTTGATACGTCTGAAAGAGTTTTGTGGAGAATTTCTCAAGAAAAAATTGAGTCTCTCCAACTCTGTGGCTATACATAGCTTGGCCCACATGTACTCCTTGAAccagctggctctcaaagctGCGGATATGATCAGGAGGAATTTCTGCAAAGTGATCCAAGATGAGGAATTCTACACTCTCCCATTCCACCTCATCAGAGACTGGCTTTCGGACTTGGAAATCACAGTGGACTCTGAAGAAGTTCTTTTTGAGATGGTCCTAAAGTGGGTTCAAAGGAatcaaaatgaaagagaaaagtaCTTTGGCGAACTCTTCAAGCTTTTGCGCCTGGCTCAGATGAAACCCACGTACTTAACCCGCCACGTCAAGTCTGAAAAGCTAGTATCGAGCAACGAGGCCTGCCTCAAGCTTGTGTCAGAAGCCGTGGAAGGCCACGCTCTCAGAGCCGAGAACTTGCAGTTAGGTACGTTTCAACAGGTCGCTTCACCCGTAACTTTGCTGCCTCGTTTTGGGCAAAACATGGATGTTATTCTGGTCATTGGTGGCGTGTCTGAGGGAGGGGACTACCTGAGCGAATGCGTGGGGTACTTCATTGATGAAGATCGCTGGGTGAATTTGCCGCACATACACAATCACCTTGACGGGCATGCCGTGGCCGTGACAGAATCGTACGTTTACGTAGCGGGTTCCATGGAGCCCGGCTTTGCCAAGACGGTGGAAAGATACAACCCAAATCGAAATGTGTGGGAGCAGGTTTCCAATCTGATAACTCGGAAGCATTCCTTTGGCCTCACTGAGGTCAAGGGGAACCTATACAGCATTGGGGGGCATGGGAATTTTATACCCGGCTTTAAAGACGTAGCCGTCTACCATCCTGACCAAGACAAGTGGCAGAACTTAGAATCGGCACCAACGATCCTCCGGGACGTCAAAGTGATCACCGTCGACGACCGGTTTGTTTACATGGCTGCCCGCACGCCAGTGGACGGGGATAGTGAAGACGGCTTAAGGGCGGTCATCGTCCGATACGACGTGGATGCAAGACAGTGGCAGGACTCGGAGTCTTTGCCGCTCCTGGACAATTACTGCTGCTTCCAGATGGCTGTAGCCAACACTAACTTTTATCACACGGCCTCCTGCTGTCCCAGAAGCTACCCCATGGATCACGAAGAGGCCAAGAGGAAGATTTCTGGCCAGGTGTCTGACGACATCCTAGAAAGCTTGCCCCCAGAGGTCCTTAGCATTGAAGGGGCGGCTGTGTGCTATTACAAAGATGACGTGTTCATAATAGGTGGGTGGAAGAACAGCGATGACATAGACAAGCAATACAGGAAAGAGGCTTATCGCTACTGTGCAGAGAGGAAGCGCTGGCTGCTGCTCCCCCCCATGCCCCAACCTCGCTGCCGAGCCACAGCTTGTCACGTGAGAATCCCTTTCCGATCCTTGCACGGTACCCAACGATACCCGATGCCACAAAACTTAATGTGGCAGAAGGACCGGATCCGGCAGATGCAGGAGATACACCGTCACTCTTTAAGCTTGAGGCGGATGCCACGGTCTCAGATAGAGTGCTAA
- the ACLY gene encoding ATP-citrate synthase isoform X2: protein MSAKAISEQTGKEFLYKYICTSSAIQNRFKYARVTPETDWDHLIQDHPWLLTERLVVKPDQLIKRRGKLGLVGVNLDLNEVKAWLKPRLGHETTIAKAKGILKNFLIEPFVPHKQAEEFYVCIYAAREGDYVLFHHQGGVDVGDVDAKAQKLLVGVDEKLNESAIKKHLLVHAPPDKKDILASFISGLLNFYEDLYFTYLEINPLVVTAEGVYVLDLAAKIDATADYICKVKWGDVEFPPPFGREAYPEEAYIADLDAKSGASLKLTILNPKGRIWTMVAGGGASVVYSDTICDLGGVDELANYGEYSGAPSEQQTYDYAKTILSLMTQEKHPDGKILIIGGSIANFTNVAATFKGIVRAIKDYQGPLKEHEVRIFVRRGGPNYQEGLRVMGEVGKTTGIPIHVFGTETHMTAIVGMALGHRPIPNQPPAAAHTANFLLNASGSSSTPVPSRTASFSECKPDDLAPAKKAKQAAPSGKATTLFSRHTKAIVWGMQTRAVQGMLDFDYTCSRDEPSVAAMVYPFTGDHKQKFYWGHKEILIPVFKNMADAMKKHPEVDVLINFASLRSAYDSTMETMNYPQIRTVAIIAEGIPEALTRRLIKTADEKGVTIIGPATVGGIKPGCFKIGNTGGMLDNILASKLYRPGSVAYVSRSGGMSNELNNIISRTTDGVFEGVAIGGDRYPGSTFMDHVLRYQDTPGVKMIVVLGEIGGTEEYKICRGVKEGRITKPVVCWCIGTCATMFSSEVQFGHAGACANQASETAVAKNKALKEVGVYVPRSFDELGDVIQSVYEDLVSKGVIDPAQEVPPPTVPMDYSWARELGLIRKPASFMTSICDERGQELIYAGMPITEVFKEEMGIGGVLGLLWFQRRLPKYACQFIEMCLMVTADHGPAVSGAHNTIVCARAGKDLVSSLTSGLLTIGDRFGGALDAAAKMFSKAFDSGIIPMEFVNKMKKEGKLIMGIGHRVKSINNPDMRVQILKDYVKQHFPATPLLDYALEVEKITTSKKPNLILNVDGFIGVAFVDALRHCGSFTREEADEYIDIGALNGIFVLGRSMGFIGHYLDQKRLKQGLYRHPWDDISYVLPEHMTM from the exons AGCTGGGCCTGGTTGGGGTGAATCTCGACTTGAACGAAGTGAAGGCCTGGCTGAAGCCACGGCTGGGTCACGAAACCACG ATCGCCAAAGCAAAAGGCATCCTGAAGAACTTCTTGATAGAGCCCTTTGTTCCGCACAAACAG GCGGAGGAGTTCTACGTGTGCATCTACGCTGCCCGTGAGGGGGACTACGTGCTCTTCCACCACCAGGGCGGCGTGGACGTGGGCGATGTGGACGCCAAAGCTCAGAAACTGCTGGTGGGCGTCGATGAGAAACTCAACGAGTCAGCCATCAAGAAGCACCTCTTGGTGCACGCCCCGCCCGACAAGAAAGA TATCCTGGCAAGCTTCATCTCCGGCCTGCTCAATTTCTACGAAGACCTATATTTCACATATCTGGAAATCAACCCGCTAG TTGTAACTGCAGAGGGCGTTTACGTGCTGGACCTGGCGGCAAAGATAGATGCAACGGCGGACTACATCTGCAAAGTGAAGTGGGGCGACGTggagttcccccctccttttgggaGAGAGGCTTACCCAGAG GAAGCCTACATCGCTGACCTTGATGCCAAGAGCGGGGCCAGTTTAAAGCTGACCATCTTGAACCCAAAGGGCAGAATTTGGACCATGGTGGCTGGAGGCGGCGCTTCTGTCGTGTACAG CGACACCATCTGCGACCTCGGCGGAGTGGACGAACTGGCCAACTACGGCGAATACTCCGGTGCTCCCAGCGAGCAGCAGACCTACGACTATGCCAAGACGATCCTGTCCCTCATGACCCAGGAGAAACATCCCGATG GCAAAATCCTGATCATCGGAGGGAGCATTGCTAATTTCACCAACGTGGCTGCCACGTTTAAG GGGATTGTTCGAGCCATTAAGGACTACCAGGGTCCTCTGAAAGAGCACGAGGTGCGGATCTTTGTAAGGAGAGGGGGCCCAAACTACCAGGAAGGCCTGCGTGTCATGGGAGAAGTAG GGAAAACAACCGGCATCCCGATCCACGTCTTCGGCACCGAGACCCACATGACGGCCATCGTCGGCATGGCACTGGGACATCGGCCCATCCCGAATCAGCCCCCTGCGGCGGCTCACACGGCTAATTTCCTCCTCAACGCCAGCGGCAGCTCCTCG ACTCCAGTGCCGAGTCGGACAGCGTCTTTTTCGGAGTGCAAACCTGACGATCTGGCCCCAGCCAAAAAAGCCAAGCAGGCAGCCCCTTCTG GTAAAGCCACGACCCTGTTCAGCCGTCACACCAAAGCGATTGTGTGGGGGATGCAGACCCGGGCTGTGCAAGGCATGCTGGACTTCGACTACACCTGCTCCAGGGACGAGCCTTCCGTGGCCGCCATGGTTTACCCATTCAC CGGTGACCACAAACAGAAGTTCTACTGGGGCCACAAAGAGATCCTGATCCCCGTCTTCAAGAACATGGCGGATGCCATGAAGAAGCACCCGGAGGTGGACGTGTTGATCAACTTCGCTTCCCTCCGCTCAGCGTACGACAGCACCATGGAGACCATGAACTACCCGCAG ATCCGTACCGTGGCTATCATTGCGGAAGGCATCCCCGAGGCCCTGACCCGCAGACTGATCAAGACAGCTGATGAGAAAGGAGTTACGATTATCGGACCTGCGACg GTAGGGGGGATCAAGCCGGGCTGCTTCAAGATCGGCAACACGGGAGGGATGCTGGACAACATCTTGGCCTCTAAGTTGTACCGCCCCGGGAGTGTCGCCTACGTCTCCCGCTCTGGAGGGATGTCCAACGAGCTCAACAACATCATCTCCCGGACCACCGACGGGGTCTTTGAGGGCGTGGCCATCGGTGGGGATAG GTATCCTGGCTCTACTTTCATGGATCACGTTTTACGCTACCAGGATACTCCAGGGGTGAAGATGATCGTGGTGCTAGGAGAA ATTGGGGGAACCGAGGAGTACAAGATTTGCAGAGGGGTTAAAGAAGGCCGCATCACAAAACCTGTCGTTTGCTGGTGCATTGGGACCTGTGCAACCATGTTCTCTTCAGAG GTCCAGTTTGGCCACGCAGGGGCTTGCGCCAATCAGGCCTCCGAAACGGCCGTGGCCAAGAACAAAGCTCTGAAAGAAGTGGGCGTTTACGTTCCTCGGAGTTTCGACGAGCTGGGCGACGTGATCCA GTCTGTGTATGAAGATCTGGTTTCCAAGGGTGTGATTGACCCCGCTCAGGAGGTGCCCCCTCCTACTGTGCCAATGGATTACTCGTGGGCGAGG GAACTCGGTTTGATCCGGAAACCGGCTTCCTTCATGACCAGCATTTGTGATGAGCGAGGCCAGGAGTTGATCTACGCTGGCATGCCCATCACCGAGGTCTTCAAAGAAGAGATGGGAATCGGAGGCGTCTTGGGTCTGTTGTGGTTCCAGAGGAG GTTGCCCAAGTACGCCTGCCAGTTCATAGAAATGTGTCTGATGGTGACGGCCGATCATGGACCGGCGGTGTCAGGGGCCCATAACACAATTGTCTGTGCGAGAGCGGGGAAGGACCTGGTCTCCAGCCTCACCTCTGGCCTGCTCACCATC GGGGATCGATTTGGTGGTGCTCTTGACGCAGCGGCGAAGATGTTCAGCAAAGCCTTTGACAGCGGCATCATCCCGATGGAGTTTGTGAACAAGatgaagaaagaagggaagctgATCATGGGCATCGGCCACCGAGTCAAATCG ATCAACAACCCAGATATGAGAGTTCAGATCCTCAAGGATTATGTGAAACAGCATTTTCCTGCAACACCCCTCTTGGACTATGCACTGGAAGTGGAGAAGATCACTACCTCCAAG AAACCTAACCTCATCCTGAATGTCGATGGGTTCATCGGAGTGGCCTTTGTAGACGCACTCAGGCACTGTGGCTCCTTTACACG GGAGGAAGCTGACGAATATATTGACATCGGGGCCCTCAATGGCATATTTGTGCTTGGCAGGAGTATGGGGTTCATCG GTCATTATCTAGATCAGAAGAGGTTGAAGCAGGGCCTGTACCGTCACCCCTGGGACGACATCTCCTACGTCCTGCCGGAGCACATGACCATGTGA
- the ACLY gene encoding ATP-citrate synthase isoform X1, producing the protein MSAKAISEQTGKEFLYKYICTSSAIQNRFKYARVTPETDWDHLIQDHPWLLTERLVVKPDQLIKRRGKLGLVGVNLDLNEVKAWLKPRLGHETTIAKAKGILKNFLIEPFVPHKQAEEFYVCIYAAREGDYVLFHHQGGVDVGDVDAKAQKLLVGVDEKLNESAIKKHLLVHAPPDKKDILASFISGLLNFYEDLYFTYLEINPLVVTAEGVYVLDLAAKIDATADYICKVKWGDVEFPPPFGREAYPEEAYIADLDAKSGASLKLTILNPKGRIWTMVAGGGASVVYSDTICDLGGVDELANYGEYSGAPSEQQTYDYAKTILSLMTQEKHPDGKILIIGGSIANFTNVAATFKGIVRAIKDYQGPLKEHEVRIFVRRGGPNYQEGLRVMGEVGKTTGIPIHVFGTETHMTAIVGMALGHRPIPNQPPAAAHTANFLLNASGSSSTPVPSRTASFSECKPDDLAPAKKAKQAAPSDASLPSRPVQGKATTLFSRHTKAIVWGMQTRAVQGMLDFDYTCSRDEPSVAAMVYPFTGDHKQKFYWGHKEILIPVFKNMADAMKKHPEVDVLINFASLRSAYDSTMETMNYPQIRTVAIIAEGIPEALTRRLIKTADEKGVTIIGPATVGGIKPGCFKIGNTGGMLDNILASKLYRPGSVAYVSRSGGMSNELNNIISRTTDGVFEGVAIGGDRYPGSTFMDHVLRYQDTPGVKMIVVLGEIGGTEEYKICRGVKEGRITKPVVCWCIGTCATMFSSEVQFGHAGACANQASETAVAKNKALKEVGVYVPRSFDELGDVIQSVYEDLVSKGVIDPAQEVPPPTVPMDYSWARELGLIRKPASFMTSICDERGQELIYAGMPITEVFKEEMGIGGVLGLLWFQRRLPKYACQFIEMCLMVTADHGPAVSGAHNTIVCARAGKDLVSSLTSGLLTIGDRFGGALDAAAKMFSKAFDSGIIPMEFVNKMKKEGKLIMGIGHRVKSINNPDMRVQILKDYVKQHFPATPLLDYALEVEKITTSKKPNLILNVDGFIGVAFVDALRHCGSFTREEADEYIDIGALNGIFVLGRSMGFIGHYLDQKRLKQGLYRHPWDDISYVLPEHMTM; encoded by the exons AGCTGGGCCTGGTTGGGGTGAATCTCGACTTGAACGAAGTGAAGGCCTGGCTGAAGCCACGGCTGGGTCACGAAACCACG ATCGCCAAAGCAAAAGGCATCCTGAAGAACTTCTTGATAGAGCCCTTTGTTCCGCACAAACAG GCGGAGGAGTTCTACGTGTGCATCTACGCTGCCCGTGAGGGGGACTACGTGCTCTTCCACCACCAGGGCGGCGTGGACGTGGGCGATGTGGACGCCAAAGCTCAGAAACTGCTGGTGGGCGTCGATGAGAAACTCAACGAGTCAGCCATCAAGAAGCACCTCTTGGTGCACGCCCCGCCCGACAAGAAAGA TATCCTGGCAAGCTTCATCTCCGGCCTGCTCAATTTCTACGAAGACCTATATTTCACATATCTGGAAATCAACCCGCTAG TTGTAACTGCAGAGGGCGTTTACGTGCTGGACCTGGCGGCAAAGATAGATGCAACGGCGGACTACATCTGCAAAGTGAAGTGGGGCGACGTggagttcccccctccttttgggaGAGAGGCTTACCCAGAG GAAGCCTACATCGCTGACCTTGATGCCAAGAGCGGGGCCAGTTTAAAGCTGACCATCTTGAACCCAAAGGGCAGAATTTGGACCATGGTGGCTGGAGGCGGCGCTTCTGTCGTGTACAG CGACACCATCTGCGACCTCGGCGGAGTGGACGAACTGGCCAACTACGGCGAATACTCCGGTGCTCCCAGCGAGCAGCAGACCTACGACTATGCCAAGACGATCCTGTCCCTCATGACCCAGGAGAAACATCCCGATG GCAAAATCCTGATCATCGGAGGGAGCATTGCTAATTTCACCAACGTGGCTGCCACGTTTAAG GGGATTGTTCGAGCCATTAAGGACTACCAGGGTCCTCTGAAAGAGCACGAGGTGCGGATCTTTGTAAGGAGAGGGGGCCCAAACTACCAGGAAGGCCTGCGTGTCATGGGAGAAGTAG GGAAAACAACCGGCATCCCGATCCACGTCTTCGGCACCGAGACCCACATGACGGCCATCGTCGGCATGGCACTGGGACATCGGCCCATCCCGAATCAGCCCCCTGCGGCGGCTCACACGGCTAATTTCCTCCTCAACGCCAGCGGCAGCTCCTCG ACTCCAGTGCCGAGTCGGACAGCGTCTTTTTCGGAGTGCAAACCTGACGATCTGGCCCCAGCCAAAAAAGCCAAGCAGGCAGCCCCTTCTG ATGCATCCCTGCCTTCGAGACCTGTTCAAG GTAAAGCCACGACCCTGTTCAGCCGTCACACCAAAGCGATTGTGTGGGGGATGCAGACCCGGGCTGTGCAAGGCATGCTGGACTTCGACTACACCTGCTCCAGGGACGAGCCTTCCGTGGCCGCCATGGTTTACCCATTCAC CGGTGACCACAAACAGAAGTTCTACTGGGGCCACAAAGAGATCCTGATCCCCGTCTTCAAGAACATGGCGGATGCCATGAAGAAGCACCCGGAGGTGGACGTGTTGATCAACTTCGCTTCCCTCCGCTCAGCGTACGACAGCACCATGGAGACCATGAACTACCCGCAG ATCCGTACCGTGGCTATCATTGCGGAAGGCATCCCCGAGGCCCTGACCCGCAGACTGATCAAGACAGCTGATGAGAAAGGAGTTACGATTATCGGACCTGCGACg GTAGGGGGGATCAAGCCGGGCTGCTTCAAGATCGGCAACACGGGAGGGATGCTGGACAACATCTTGGCCTCTAAGTTGTACCGCCCCGGGAGTGTCGCCTACGTCTCCCGCTCTGGAGGGATGTCCAACGAGCTCAACAACATCATCTCCCGGACCACCGACGGGGTCTTTGAGGGCGTGGCCATCGGTGGGGATAG GTATCCTGGCTCTACTTTCATGGATCACGTTTTACGCTACCAGGATACTCCAGGGGTGAAGATGATCGTGGTGCTAGGAGAA ATTGGGGGAACCGAGGAGTACAAGATTTGCAGAGGGGTTAAAGAAGGCCGCATCACAAAACCTGTCGTTTGCTGGTGCATTGGGACCTGTGCAACCATGTTCTCTTCAGAG GTCCAGTTTGGCCACGCAGGGGCTTGCGCCAATCAGGCCTCCGAAACGGCCGTGGCCAAGAACAAAGCTCTGAAAGAAGTGGGCGTTTACGTTCCTCGGAGTTTCGACGAGCTGGGCGACGTGATCCA GTCTGTGTATGAAGATCTGGTTTCCAAGGGTGTGATTGACCCCGCTCAGGAGGTGCCCCCTCCTACTGTGCCAATGGATTACTCGTGGGCGAGG GAACTCGGTTTGATCCGGAAACCGGCTTCCTTCATGACCAGCATTTGTGATGAGCGAGGCCAGGAGTTGATCTACGCTGGCATGCCCATCACCGAGGTCTTCAAAGAAGAGATGGGAATCGGAGGCGTCTTGGGTCTGTTGTGGTTCCAGAGGAG GTTGCCCAAGTACGCCTGCCAGTTCATAGAAATGTGTCTGATGGTGACGGCCGATCATGGACCGGCGGTGTCAGGGGCCCATAACACAATTGTCTGTGCGAGAGCGGGGAAGGACCTGGTCTCCAGCCTCACCTCTGGCCTGCTCACCATC GGGGATCGATTTGGTGGTGCTCTTGACGCAGCGGCGAAGATGTTCAGCAAAGCCTTTGACAGCGGCATCATCCCGATGGAGTTTGTGAACAAGatgaagaaagaagggaagctgATCATGGGCATCGGCCACCGAGTCAAATCG ATCAACAACCCAGATATGAGAGTTCAGATCCTCAAGGATTATGTGAAACAGCATTTTCCTGCAACACCCCTCTTGGACTATGCACTGGAAGTGGAGAAGATCACTACCTCCAAG AAACCTAACCTCATCCTGAATGTCGATGGGTTCATCGGAGTGGCCTTTGTAGACGCACTCAGGCACTGTGGCTCCTTTACACG GGAGGAAGCTGACGAATATATTGACATCGGGGCCCTCAATGGCATATTTGTGCTTGGCAGGAGTATGGGGTTCATCG GTCATTATCTAGATCAGAAGAGGTTGAAGCAGGGCCTGTACCGTCACCCCTGGGACGACATCTCCTACGTCCTGCCGGAGCACATGACCATGTGA